The Humulus lupulus chromosome 3, drHumLupu1.1, whole genome shotgun sequence genome window below encodes:
- the LOC133822618 gene encoding protein argonaute 1 → MVRKRRTDHPGGGEGSESQESGGGSSAGGRGSQRPAERGGGQMQHGGGGGGGGHQGGRGWAPQGGRGGYGGGGGGGGGGGGRGRGQPQQQQYGGPPEYQGRGRGGPPHQGGRGGYGGGRGPGGMGGNRGGGPTGGPSRSQDSELHQATPPQYRAGVHQPLPSEASSSSLPPEPSQLAQQIEQIDLQQDAPTGQEIQAAPPSSKSMRFPLRPGKGSTGIRCIVKANHFFAELPDKDLHQYDVTITPEVTSRGVNRAVMEQLVKLYKESHLGRRLPAYDGRKSLYTAGPLPFISKDFKITLIDEDDGTGGQRREREFRVVIKLAARADLHHLGLFLQGRQADAPQEALQVLDIVLRELPTTRYCPVGRSFYSPDLGRRQPLGEGLESWRGFYQSIRPTQMGLSLNIDMSSTAFIEPLPVIDFVTQLLNRDVSARPLSDSDRVKIKKALRGVKVEVTHRGNMRRKYRISGLTSQATGELTFPVDDRGTMKSVVEYFYETYGFVIQHTQWPCLQVGNQQRPNYLPMEVCKIVEGQRYSKRLNEKQITALLKVTCQRPYDREKDILQTVEHNAYHNDPYAREFGIKISERLAQVEARILPAPWLKYHDTGREKDCLPQVGQWNMMNKKMVNGGTVNSWMCINFSRNVQEAVARGFCYELAQMCYISGMAFNPEPVLPPVNGRPDQVEKVLKTRYHDAMSRLQPQGKELDLLIVILPDNNGSLYGDLKRICETDLGLVSQCCLTKHVFRMSKQYLANVALKINVKVGGRNTVLVDAISRRIPLVSDRPTIIFGADVTHPHPGEDSSPSIAAVVASQDWPEVTKYAGLVCAQAHRQELIQDLFKTWQDPVRGTVTGGMIKELLISFRRATGQKPQRIIFYRDGVSEGQFYQVLLYELDAIRRACASLEPNYQPPVTFVVVQKRHHTRLFANNHSDRNAVDKSGNILPGTVVDSKICHPTEFDFYLCSHAGIQGTSRPAHYHVLWDENKFTADGLQSLTNNLCYTYARCTRSVSIVPPAYYAHLAAFRARFYMEPETSDSGSMTSGAAAGRGGMGPGAGGRSTRAPGVNAAVRPLPALKDNVKRVMFYC, encoded by the exons ATGGTAAGAAAGAGGAGAACTGATCATCCTGGTGGGGGCGAGGGCTCTGAATCTCAGGAAtctggtggtggtagtagtgctGGTGGTCGTGGTTCCCAACGCCCTGCTGAAAGGGGTGGTGGTCAAATGCAacatggtggtggtggtggtggtggagggCACCAAGGTGGTAGGGGTTGGGCCCCACAAGGTGGCCGAGGAGgctatggtggtggtggtggtggtggtggcggggGCGGTGGTCGCGGTCGTGGACAGCCTCAACAGCAGCAGTATGGTGGGCCTCCTGAGTATCAAGGAAGGGGAAGGGGCGGGCCACCCCATCAGGGTGGTCGTGGAGGGTATGGGGGTGGACGTGGCCCTGGTGGTATGGGCGGTAACCGTGGGGGAGGACCTACAGGTGGACCGTCCAGGTCACAAGATTCCGAGCTGCACCAAGCAACCCCACCTCAATATCGAGCTGGGGTCCATCAGCCTCTTCCATCCGAGGCTAGTTCTTCTTCTTTGCCACCCGAGCCTTCACAATTGGCTCAGCAGATTGAGCAGATCGACTTACAGCAAGATGCTCCTACTGGCCAGGAAATACAAGCTGCGCCACCCTCAAGCAAGTCAATGAGGTTTCCTCTTCGGCCAGGCAAGGGTAGCACTGGCATCAGATGCATTGTTAAGGCAAATCACTTTTTTGCGGAACTCCCAGATAAGGATTTGCATCAGTATGAC GTCACAATTACACCTGAGGTTACTTCACGTGGTGTCAATCGAGCTGTTATGGAACAGTTGGTAAAATTGTACAAGGAATCTCATCTTGGAAGGCGTCTCCCTGCCTATGATGGTCGGAAGAGTCTATATACTGCTGGACCGCTTCCTTTCATTTCTAAGGATTTCAAAATAACTCTTATTGATGAGGATGATGGCACAGGCGGGCAAAG GAGGGAGAGGGAGTTTAGAGTTGTTATTAAATTGGCTGCACGCGCTGACCTGCACCATTTAGGACTCTTTTTGCAGGGAAGACAAGCTGATGCACCACAGGAAGCACTTCAAGTCCTTGATATTGTTCTGCGTGAGTTGCCTACTACTAG GTATTGTCCTGTGGGTCGATCATTTTATTCCCCCGATCTTGGTAGAAGACAGCCACTTGGGGAGGGTTTGGAAAGTTGGCGTGGTTTCTATCAGAGTATTCGCCCAACTCAGATGGGGCTATCTCTTAATATTG ACATGTCCTCCACTGCATTCATTGAGCCATTACCTGTAATCGATTTTGTAACTCAGCTTCTTAATCGGGATGTTTCTGCCCGACCACTGTCTGATTCTGATCGTGTAAAG ATTAAAAAAGCTTTGCGTGGAGTCAAGGTTGAAGTTACTCATCGTGGGAATATGCGTAGAAAGTATCGTATTTCTGGCTTGACATCACAAGCAACAGGAGAGTTGAC TTTTCCAGTGGATGACAGAGGCACTATGAAATCTGTTGTTGAGTACTTCTATGAAACTTATGGGTTTGTTATTCAGCATACTCAATGGCCTTGCCTACAAGTAGGGAACCAGCAGAGACCTAATTATTTACCCATGGAG GTTTGTAAAATTGTGGAGGGTCAGAGATACTCTAAGAGGTTGAATGAGAAGCAGATTACTGCTTTGCTGAAGGTTACCTGTCAGCGTCCCTATGATAGGGAGAAAGATATTTTGCAG ACTGTTGAACACAATGCTTATCATAATGATCCATATGCTAGGGAGTTTGGGATCAAAATCAGTGAGAGGCTTGCTCAGGTTGAAGCTCGTATTCTACCTGCTCCCTGG CTTAAATATCATGATACAGGTAGAGAAAAGGATTGCCTACCTCAAGTTGGACAATGGAATATGATGAACAAG AAAATGGTCAATGGTGGCACAGTGAACAGTTGGATGTGCATAAACTTTTCTCGAAATGTTCAAGAAGCTGTCGCTAGGGGTTTCTGTTATGAACTTGCTCAGATGTGTTATATTTCTGGCATG GCATTTAATCCAGAGCCAGTACTACCACCTGTTAATGGTCGTCCTGATCAGGTTGAAAAGGTTCTGAAAACTCGCTACCATGATGCTATGAGTCGACTTCAACCCCAGGGAAAGGAGCTGGATCTGCTTATTGTTATTTTACCAGATAATAATGGCTCGTTATATG GTGATTTGAAACGAATTTGTGAGACAGATCTTGGCCTTGTATCCCAGTGCTGTTTGACGAAGCATGTCTTCAGGATGAGTAAGCAGTATCTGGCAAATGTGGCCTTGAAAATAAACGTCAAGGTTGGAGGAAGGAATACTGTTTTGGTTGATGCCATATCAAGGCGTATTCCTCTAGTCAGCGACCGCCCCACTATAATTTTTGGTGCTGATGTTACTCATCCTCATCCTGGGGAGGATTCAAGCCCTTCTATTGCAGCT GTTGTGGCTTCTCAAGATTGGCCTGAAGTTACAAAGTATGCTGGTTTGGTCTGTGCTCAAGCCCATCGACAAGAGCTCATCCAAGATCTGTTTAAAACATGGCAGGATCCTGTCAGGGGGACAGTTACGGGCGGCATGATCAA GGAGCTGCTCATTTCGTTCCGTAGGGCAACTGGACAAAAGCCTCAACGCATTATATTCTACAG GGATGGTGTCAGCGAGGGTCAGTTCTATCAAGTTTTACTTTATGAACTTGATGCCATTCGCAGG GCTTGCGCTTCACTGGAACCAAACTACCAGCCTCCAGTGACATTTGTTGTTGTTCAGAAGCGTCATCATACTAGGCTGTTTGCCAACAATCATTCTGACCGTAATGCTGTTGATAAAAGTGGAAATATATTGCCAG GTACGGTTGTGGACTCCAAGATCTGTCATCCAACTGAGTTTGATTTCTATCTCTGCAGCCATGCTGGAATACAG GGTACTAGCCGGCCTGCACATTATCATGTACTGTGGGATGAGAACAAGTTCACTGCTGATGGGTTGCAATCTTTAACAAATAATCTTTGCTACAC GTACGCAAGATGCACCAGATCTGTTTCAATAG TTCCTCCTGCATACTATGCCCATCTTGCTGCTTTCCGAGCTCGGTTCTACATGGAGCCAGAGACATCAGACAGTGGTTCAATGACCAGTGGTGCTGCTGCTGGCCGTGGAGGAATGGGTCCAGGTGCTGGCGGACGTAGCACAAGAGCCCCCGGCGTAAATGCTGCAGTGAGACCCTTGCCTGCCCTCAAGGACAATGTC